A window from Chitinophaga filiformis encodes these proteins:
- a CDS encoding HipA domain-containing protein, producing MKLNNMPNCLFCYKEAANQEYHAKCARRFFNTEVIPTLKLDDQLLEDLATTTINKHIAVTGVQPKVPVTLGKNKGDGRLTIEGLWQEYILKPQHKEFPAMPETEDLTMHLAELFDITVCSHTLLRVTNGTLVYIARRFDRAKGKKIHVEDFCQLSEFLTENKYKGSYERSGKLILQHCTNPGLDVLRYFELLVFCYLTGNNDMHLKNFSLLHLENGIALSPAYDLLNVNLLYPKDQEEMALLLNGKKKNIKLRDFEALAVVLAIPEKVRSNIYEKFRSRNTAVFEMINASFLSAELKENYWQIWNKKQKIFE from the coding sequence ATGAAACTGAATAATATGCCTAATTGTTTATTTTGTTATAAAGAGGCTGCAAATCAGGAATACCACGCCAAATGTGCGAGACGTTTTTTTAATACGGAAGTTATACCAACGCTAAAGTTAGATGATCAACTGTTGGAAGATCTGGCAACCACGACTATCAATAAACATATAGCCGTAACGGGAGTCCAGCCTAAGGTACCCGTTACACTGGGAAAAAACAAAGGTGATGGCAGGCTCACAATCGAGGGACTATGGCAGGAATATATACTGAAGCCACAGCATAAGGAATTTCCCGCCATGCCTGAAACGGAAGATCTTACGATGCACCTTGCAGAACTTTTTGATATTACTGTATGTAGCCATACTTTGCTTAGGGTTACTAATGGTACACTTGTTTATATTGCAAGACGTTTTGACAGAGCAAAGGGTAAGAAGATTCATGTTGAGGATTTTTGTCAGCTGTCGGAGTTCCTAACGGAGAATAAGTATAAAGGATCTTATGAGAGATCTGGCAAATTGATACTGCAACATTGTACGAATCCGGGACTTGATGTTCTAAGATATTTTGAATTATTGGTCTTCTGTTATCTGACAGGAAACAATGATATGCACCTGAAGAACTTCTCTTTATTGCATTTGGAAAATGGCATTGCGTTGAGCCCCGCATACGATCTGTTGAATGTTAATCTCTTATATCCAAAGGATCAGGAAGAAATGGCATTATTACTCAACGGAAAAAAGAAAAATATCAAATTAAGGGATTTTGAGGCGCTTGCCGTAGTGCTTGCTATCCCCGAGAAAGTAAGATCTAATATTTACGAAAAGTTTAGGTCCCGTAATACAGCGGTGTTTGAAATGATCAATGCTTCTTTTTTGAGTGCCGAATTAAAAGAGAATTATTGGCAGATATGGAATAAGAAGCAGAAAATTTTTGAATAA
- a CDS encoding DUF1493 family protein, with product MRYFGIEVFDGKVYKDFPLEENVPLSSQRGILVGDIWLLMYKDRAFNFYISIDWIGNAWEQIRHPDNFFKVAVTGGRETQYRVYHIAFVRPDLKKLKVAMQKAVDLVQHMRSLSEEEIDALPPMEALIEFIQEKFPQYDITENTMLFDDLNISGEEAYEFLFDVSRRFKFSFAGIDLRIFSLSKEALREHFELSEDELFRNDNEPVTRFTVKHLYAVMQNGDWFDPADV from the coding sequence ATGAGATATTTTGGAATAGAAGTTTTTGATGGAAAAGTATATAAAGATTTTCCTCTTGAGGAAAACGTGCCACTATCATCCCAACGCGGCATTCTGGTGGGCGATATCTGGTTATTAATGTATAAAGACCGTGCTTTTAACTTTTACATTTCAATTGACTGGATAGGGAATGCATGGGAACAAATCAGACATCCTGATAATTTCTTTAAAGTTGCGGTGACAGGCGGAAGAGAGACCCAGTATAGAGTATATCATATAGCATTTGTAAGGCCCGATCTTAAAAAGTTGAAAGTCGCTATGCAGAAGGCAGTTGATCTCGTTCAACATATGAGAAGTTTGAGCGAAGAGGAAATTGATGCATTGCCGCCGATGGAAGCGCTGATTGAATTCATCCAGGAAAAATTCCCGCAGTATGACATTACAGAGAATACGATGTTATTTGATGATTTGAATATTAGCGGAGAAGAAGCATACGAATTCTTGTTCGATGTATCCCGTCGTTTTAAGTTCTCATTCGCAGGCATTGATCTTCGCATCTTTTCTCTTTCAAAAGAAGCACTAAGGGAACATTTCGAGCTTAGTGAGGACGAATTGTTTCGAAACGATAATGAACCTGTTACCCGATTTACGGTGAAGCATTTATATGCGGTTATGCAAAACGGTGATTGGTTTGATCCTGCGGATGTCTAA
- a CDS encoding lipase family protein: protein MESQTTMNPLQSALIAVQLCNVAADHHPVQNIGNLVPGWKIVWSSGQTTDPNYSFVATNTTEDVYVLTTRGSVAADKFYSDWDGFVDWIIEDLDEALAYWPFASAKKMPCVSAGAYVAFTSMLMAKNALGAGESLLDFLLAKAVGRGKQLIITGHSLGGNIANVYASYYVETLRQKSIPADNVSLFTFAAPASGNSDFVDDLDSKVYVAYHYQNTNDAVPNFPVAQGLADTSKFYEPNTPDAANVIVKFKDQQATLQEVYLILAELFMPFDYQQPKRNYVKFTADLDLKFKANNIDSWLQQAGIQHQLFVYAGYLGVKLPPINKETPIAEMAV from the coding sequence ATGGAATCACAAACCACAATGAATCCGCTTCAAAGCGCGCTGATTGCCGTACAGCTTTGTAATGTAGCCGCCGATCATCACCCCGTTCAGAACATCGGTAATCTCGTACCCGGCTGGAAAATAGTCTGGAGCAGTGGCCAGACTACCGACCCCAATTACTCATTTGTAGCGACAAACACCACAGAAGATGTTTATGTATTGACCACCAGAGGCTCTGTTGCAGCAGATAAATTTTATTCTGACTGGGATGGCTTTGTTGACTGGATCATCGAAGACCTGGATGAAGCCTTGGCGTATTGGCCTTTTGCCAGCGCTAAAAAAATGCCTTGTGTCAGCGCTGGCGCTTACGTTGCATTCACAAGTATGCTGATGGCAAAGAATGCGCTGGGAGCCGGCGAATCGCTTCTTGATTTCCTGCTTGCCAAAGCCGTCGGCAGAGGTAAACAATTAATCATTACAGGTCATAGCCTGGGCGGTAATATCGCTAATGTCTATGCTTCTTATTACGTAGAAACCCTTAGACAAAAATCGATACCTGCGGATAATGTATCTCTCTTCACCTTTGCTGCACCGGCGTCTGGCAACAGCGACTTCGTTGACGATCTGGACAGCAAAGTTTATGTAGCGTATCATTATCAGAATACCAATGACGCGGTTCCCAACTTTCCAGTTGCACAAGGCCTCGCTGATACCAGCAAATTCTACGAGCCGAATACGCCGGACGCGGCTAATGTCATCGTAAAATTTAAAGATCAGCAGGCGACGTTGCAAGAGGTTTATCTGATATTGGCTGAACTATTCATGCCCTTTGATTACCAGCAACCAAAGAGAAACTATGTTAAATTTACCGCTGACCTCGATTTGAAATTCAAAGCCAATAACATCGATTCCTGGCTGCAGCAGGCAGGTATACAACATCAGCTTTTCGTTTACGCCGGATATCTTGGCGTAAAACTTCCACCAATCAATAAAGAAACACCAATCGCAGAGATGGCGGTTTAA
- a CDS encoding Crp/Fnr family transcriptional regulator produces MDKQGLKNYIIKNLPFPDRTLNGVVEYFEEITFSKNDFFLKAGKVNDRYFFLQSGFMRAFTHDVDGKEITTAFYQKDSVVFEVSSFYLRTPSTENIQALADCRGYAISYEQLNLLLQAIPEFREYGVKMLAKEYVLYKKRALELINLSGEARYENLIANNKEVFQYAQLKQIASYLNITDTSLSRIRRKFSTNK; encoded by the coding sequence ATGGACAAACAGGGATTAAAAAACTACATCATAAAAAATTTACCGTTCCCGGACCGCACCCTGAATGGCGTGGTTGAATACTTTGAAGAAATTACGTTTTCGAAAAACGATTTTTTTCTTAAGGCGGGAAAAGTCAACGACCGCTATTTCTTCTTGCAGAGTGGTTTTATGAGAGCTTTTACACACGATGTAGATGGCAAAGAAATAACTACTGCTTTCTACCAAAAAGACAGCGTAGTATTTGAGGTATCATCTTTTTATTTAAGAACCCCATCCACCGAGAATATACAGGCGCTGGCTGATTGCAGAGGCTATGCAATCAGCTATGAACAGCTGAATTTATTGTTGCAGGCTATTCCGGAATTCAGGGAGTATGGGGTGAAGATGTTGGCTAAAGAATATGTATTGTATAAGAAAAGAGCCCTGGAACTAATTAATCTTAGTGGTGAAGCCCGATATGAAAATCTCATCGCCAACAACAAAGAGGTGTTTCAATATGCGCAACTCAAACAGATAGCTTCTTACCTCAATATTACAGATACCTCGTTAAGCAGGATCAGACGTAAATTCTCAACGAATAAATAA
- a CDS encoding cupin domain-containing protein translates to MKKFAFVLVVLSTAFAVNTKAQHSTHDEVSKHKPKVLFQREITSLPDVKGQEAKVVLVNFAPGEVAGAHRHPQATIGYVLEGEIESTFEGKKYVYKAGDTFWEEPNGLHSETKNPSKTKEAKLLVFFLGAKGTPFLVPEKK, encoded by the coding sequence ATGAAAAAATTTGCATTTGTGCTTGTGGTATTGTCTACAGCATTTGCAGTTAACACAAAGGCCCAACATTCAACACATGATGAGGTAAGCAAACACAAACCTAAAGTGCTTTTTCAGAGAGAGATCACTTCCTTACCGGATGTTAAGGGACAAGAAGCTAAGGTAGTACTGGTAAATTTTGCTCCGGGTGAGGTAGCTGGCGCCCACAGGCATCCACAGGCAACAATTGGCTATGTGCTGGAAGGCGAAATAGAATCTACATTTGAAGGCAAGAAGTATGTCTACAAGGCTGGAGATACTTTCTGGGAAGAACCCAATGGCCTGCATAGTGAAACCAAAAATCCAAGCAAGACAAAAGAGGCCAAACTGTTGGTATTCTTTCTTGGGGCAAAAGGAACACCATTCCTTGTTCCGGAGAAAAAATAG
- a CDS encoding HipA N-terminal domain-containing protein: MSKTGKVFYGSLLAGFITESDTGYHFSYDAEYLAKGSAKPISLTMPLRKAAYYSTTLFAFFDGLIPEGWLLDIAKDHWKVKGNDRFELLLLACRDAIGAVSIEPENETE, from the coding sequence ATGAGTAAGACAGGGAAGGTATTTTACGGTAGCTTACTGGCTGGATTTATTACAGAATCAGATACTGGCTACCATTTCTCATATGATGCAGAGTATTTAGCTAAGGGATCAGCAAAACCAATAAGTCTGACCATGCCATTGAGAAAGGCGGCATATTATAGCACAACTTTGTTCGCTTTTTTTGATGGATTAATTCCAGAGGGATGGTTATTGGATATCGCTAAAGATCATTGGAAAGTTAAGGGCAATGATCGTTTTGAGTTATTATTATTAGCCTGTCGGGATGCCATTGGTGCAGTGAGTATTGAGCCTGAAAATGAAACTGAATAA
- a CDS encoding EthD family reductase, translating into MKPKLILSFLLLATCFAAFGQQRQSSKHDSTVIEKGLVKISIMYPYAEGKTFNMEYYETKHMPMVAGFLGTNLVKYTIEKGLSSGIPNQPLPFMAIGTFYVKSLTDYQAAIAPNRDAIRADFVNYTNAMPVILVSEVVKYYTGRY; encoded by the coding sequence ATGAAGCCTAAACTAATTTTATCATTCTTGCTTTTAGCCACTTGTTTTGCTGCATTTGGTCAGCAAAGGCAATCCTCAAAACACGATAGTACTGTTATTGAAAAAGGCTTGGTTAAGATATCCATTATGTACCCTTATGCCGAGGGGAAAACCTTCAATATGGAGTATTATGAAACTAAGCATATGCCCATGGTTGCGGGTTTTCTAGGCACAAATCTGGTTAAATATACTATTGAAAAAGGGCTTTCAAGTGGTATTCCTAACCAACCCTTACCATTTATGGCTATAGGTACATTTTATGTAAAGAGCTTAACTGATTATCAGGCGGCTATTGCTCCAAACAGAGATGCGATCCGTGCAGATTTTGTAAACTATACGAATGCCATGCCGGTCATTTTGGTGAGTGAGGTAGTAAAGTACTACACAGGGAGATATTGA
- a CDS encoding DUF4870 domain-containing protein, with protein sequence MNTKTLSILSYVTLIGWAVAYFSGKDRADKLLKYHLRQSLGLAIVSVLFSIVLNIIAGIIPALSFLSLLSLVITIFWVLGIINAVNGALKPVPVFGKIFEDKFSFIG encoded by the coding sequence ATGAACACAAAAACACTATCTATTCTCTCCTATGTAACATTGATCGGCTGGGCAGTTGCTTATTTTTCCGGTAAAGACAGGGCAGACAAGCTGCTAAAATATCATTTACGGCAGTCGTTGGGACTGGCCATTGTCAGTGTGCTTTTCAGCATTGTGTTAAACATTATTGCAGGTATTATTCCTGCGCTTTCCTTTTTGAGCCTGCTTAGCCTTGTGATCACCATCTTCTGGGTGCTGGGCATCATCAACGCGGTTAACGGGGCGCTGAAGCCCGTTCCTGTTTTTGGAAAAATATTCGAGGACAAATTCTCTTTTATCGGGTAA
- a CDS encoding GH92 family glycosyl hydrolase codes for MYRHIYTLALIVFLSSCVSQRENLLQYADPGIGTAHSRWFFYTPAALPHGMAKLAPSTNGHYGNPSGWEAVGYDTRHRSIEGFAHFHEWQVGGVVVMPATGRRLLTPGTLEDAEKGIKNGYRSLFGHKNEVAQPGYYKVKLEDYNIVAELTATERVGFHRYTFPASTDSRIILDIGNKQGESGEVLDAAVSMTDETHFEGFVTTYPAYIKKYDPEGRVSMYFYGEISKQPASVGAFNASEVKENTTESKGKGAGLFLEFSTTNQEVVELKIGLSYSSTLNAKKNLEAEKAGLDFTKARKRAQQIWQRELGKLSVSGPDAKDKTKFYTGLYHALLGRGIINDAGQPNLYNTDAIWGAFWNLTQLWALAYPEHYNDYVRSQLDIYQKRGWFADGVSNGHFTSGVGTNFVGLAIAAAYQCGIRDYDTELAYKAIKANEIDGRNRPDGAGKLDVEAFNKYGYSPFLAEDRTDATGSRFSASHTLEYSYSAFAAAQMAKAMGKTADYDYFINRSNGWKMLFNPESKLIQPKTADGRFIDKFDPLEPWRGFQEGNAVQYTFYVPQNPAGLIAAMGKDEFNSRLDNIFNTARENSFGGGKTIDAFAGIKANYNHGNQPNLHVSWLFNYSGKPWLTQKWTRAICDEFYGTESIHGYGYGQDEDQGQLGSWYVMASLGLFDVKGLTDQRPVIQLGSPLFDRADIKLGNGRTLHIITQNNSKENIYVQEASFNGKPLDNAWLYRDELMKGGKLLMKMGNVPNEKWGSQTPPPSVQ; via the coding sequence ATGTACAGACATATATATACTTTAGCACTCATCGTCTTTCTTAGTTCCTGCGTAAGCCAGCGGGAAAACCTGTTGCAATATGCAGATCCTGGCATCGGGACTGCGCATAGTCGCTGGTTCTTTTACACACCTGCTGCCTTGCCGCACGGCATGGCAAAATTAGCTCCCTCCACGAACGGGCACTATGGTAACCCCAGTGGCTGGGAGGCTGTTGGTTATGATACCAGGCACCGGTCAATAGAAGGATTCGCTCATTTTCATGAATGGCAGGTGGGGGGCGTTGTGGTGATGCCTGCAACGGGGCGTCGGCTCTTGACACCCGGAACCCTGGAGGACGCCGAAAAAGGGATCAAAAACGGTTATCGATCCTTGTTCGGGCATAAAAACGAAGTTGCCCAACCGGGATATTACAAAGTAAAACTAGAAGATTATAACATCGTAGCTGAGCTTACTGCGACCGAACGGGTGGGTTTCCACAGATATACTTTCCCCGCCAGCACAGATTCCCGGATCATACTGGATATTGGCAATAAGCAGGGGGAAAGCGGCGAGGTGCTGGATGCTGCTGTAAGCATGACTGATGAGACGCATTTTGAAGGCTTTGTAACCACCTACCCGGCATACATTAAAAAATACGACCCGGAAGGCAGGGTAAGCATGTATTTTTATGGAGAGATCAGCAAGCAACCTGCATCCGTAGGGGCATTCAATGCCAGCGAGGTGAAAGAAAACACTACTGAAAGTAAAGGTAAGGGAGCTGGTTTGTTCCTTGAATTCTCCACCACAAATCAGGAAGTTGTCGAACTGAAAATAGGCCTCTCGTATTCGTCTACGTTAAACGCGAAGAAAAACCTTGAAGCAGAAAAGGCAGGTCTTGACTTCACAAAGGCCCGAAAACGTGCGCAACAGATCTGGCAACGGGAACTGGGCAAGCTTTCTGTAAGCGGTCCGGATGCAAAGGATAAGACCAAGTTTTACACGGGATTGTATCATGCATTGTTAGGCCGGGGTATTATTAACGATGCCGGACAACCCAATCTTTATAACACCGATGCCATCTGGGGAGCATTCTGGAACCTGACGCAGCTCTGGGCGCTTGCTTATCCTGAGCATTATAATGATTACGTCCGTTCACAGCTCGACATTTATCAAAAAAGGGGTTGGTTTGCCGACGGCGTCTCCAATGGCCATTTCACTTCCGGAGTCGGTACCAATTTCGTAGGACTGGCAATAGCTGCCGCTTATCAATGCGGTATCCGCGACTATGATACTGAGCTGGCGTACAAGGCCATAAAAGCAAACGAAATAGATGGGCGTAACAGGCCGGATGGAGCGGGTAAACTGGATGTTGAAGCCTTTAACAAGTACGGTTACTCGCCTTTTCTTGCGGAGGATAGAACAGATGCCACCGGATCAAGGTTTTCAGCATCGCATACTTTGGAATACAGTTACAGCGCATTTGCTGCTGCGCAAATGGCCAAGGCGATGGGGAAAACAGCTGATTATGATTATTTCATTAACAGGTCCAATGGGTGGAAAATGCTTTTCAACCCCGAATCGAAGCTGATACAACCCAAGACTGCTGATGGCAGGTTCATTGATAAATTTGATCCGCTGGAGCCCTGGCGGGGTTTCCAGGAAGGGAATGCGGTCCAGTATACATTCTACGTACCGCAAAATCCTGCCGGCCTTATTGCCGCAATGGGTAAAGATGAGTTTAACTCACGCCTGGACAACATCTTCAATACCGCCCGGGAGAATAGTTTTGGTGGAGGTAAGACGATCGATGCATTCGCCGGTATAAAAGCAAATTACAATCATGGTAATCAGCCTAACCTGCACGTCAGCTGGTTGTTTAACTATTCCGGCAAGCCCTGGCTCACACAAAAATGGACGCGTGCTATCTGCGATGAGTTTTACGGCACAGAAAGCATCCATGGTTATGGATATGGGCAGGATGAAGATCAGGGCCAGCTTGGCTCCTGGTATGTAATGGCCTCCCTGGGATTGTTTGACGTCAAAGGACTTACCGACCAGCGGCCGGTTATACAATTGGGTAGTCCACTGTTTGACCGCGCAGATATCAAACTGGGCAATGGCAGAACGCTTCACATCATTACACAAAACAACAGCAAGGAGAATATTTATGTACAGGAGGCAAGCTTCAACGGTAAGCCGCTTGATAATGCCTGGCTGTACCGGGACGAACTAATGAAAGGAGGGAAGCTGCTGATGAAAATGGGCAATGTACCGAATGAGAAATGGGGAAGCCAGACGCCACCGCCCTCGGTACAATAG